The window GACAACAACAGGTACGAATGAAGCGGTTAAAGTATGTGGACGCATTAAATGGTAATATTTACTGAATCCTGTTTGTTGTTTATAGTAATGTTCTGACATATGTAGACCTCTCTTGATGTTTAATATAGTCTTAATCAATAATAATTATATTAATAACAATCATTGATGATTTCTATTGTATTTTTAGTGTATTGAAAAGTTGTTCATAAAGTCAATAAGAAGTTAATTTCAAATCATGAGTTATTATCATAAACGTGTTAAAATAAGTGTAATGTATTTTATTGGAGGATGCTGTATATGCAACAGAACAATACAAAACCAAATCCATTTGAAATTGATATAAAATATTTGGCAGATTTTATAGTGAAGATATATGAAAGACAACATAAATTTTTAAACAAGCAACTAGCAATTCATGATGATTATATAAATGAATTCAATATGAAAAATGAAAATAAATTTTACATGTATAAAGATTTAAAACAAACAATACATATTGGAATTGGAGTAAATCAGTTAGTTGATGCATCACAATACAACGAATGGTGTTCAACTTCAATAGCTCAAAAAGGGTTATATATGGCCGATTTTGATGGAAACACCACGGGACCTTTTAATGAGTTTACTGATCATATATGGTTGCCACATGTTCAGTTAACTTGCACTATTGCTGATTCTAAAGTGAAAATTTATCCCGAATTCTCTGAAAATATGAATGGAGAACATATTTATGCGATTCTAAATTATATCAGAAAGTCATTGAAATCGAATGACGAGTTATCGCATTATGCAGCACTTGGCACGATGAAAGAGCTTGATGTAGCTCAATATCAACAAAGTGTAAAACAAATCCTTAAAGAAATAAAACAAAACCATATAGAAAAGACGGTTATTGCGAGACAAGTAGAATTTAAATTCAACAATTTAGGTGTTCGAAAGAATGCTGTGTTAAAAAATTTGCTCATATCAAAAGACGATAACTATCATATTTGGATTGAAAATAAAGGTCTTTGCTTTATTAGTGAAACACCTGAACGGTTAGTGAGAATCGAAGGTGATACATTGTATACGAATGGTGTCGCTGGGACATTATATGGTCAAGATAAAAATCAACAGTCATTATTAAAAGATGAAAAAAATATTAATGAACATAATTTTGTTGTGAAAGATATTATTTCTGGTATTGAACCTTATATTAAAGAGGATTCAATTCAAGTCGGAGCACCTAAATTATTATCAAATACTCACGTACATCACATATATACTTCGATTGAAGCGAAATTAAACCAAAATGAACCTATCGATATTATTCAAAAGATGCATCCGACGCCTGCTCTAGGTGGAGTACCTACGGATAAAGCAACAAGTTTAATGAGTACACTTGAGCCGTTTGAACGTCACTTATATGGTGCACCAATTGGAATAGTATCGAATCAAAAAGAGTGTGATATTGCGGTCGGTATTCGATCTATGATGATGGATAAAAAACGAGCTATTTTATATGCCGGAAGTGGTATTGTAGAAGGTTCGTCGGTTCAAGAAGAACAGAAAGAAACATTATATAAATTTAAGCCTATGCTCACACTTTTAGGAGCTGAAAAGCATGTTAAATAAACATCTAACAAAATATGTAGAAGTTTTTGTACAATCTATTGTTGATCAAGGTATTAAAGAAGTCGTCATCTCACCGGGATCTAGATCAACGCCATTAGCACTCGCATGTGAAATACATCCATTAATCAGAACGTGGATACATCCAGATGAGCGAAGTGCAGCATTCTTTGCACTTGGACGTAGTCAAGGCACATCTAATGCAATTGGATTAATCTGTACATCTGGTACTGCAGCGAGTAATTACTTACCAGCCATCACTGAAGCAGGGTTAATGCATAGAAAATTACTGATCATGACAACTGACAGACCGTTTGAATTGACACAAATTGGGGCGCCACAAGCGATTGATCAAACAT of the Abyssicoccus albus genome contains:
- a CDS encoding isochorismate synthase, which encodes MQQNNTKPNPFEIDIKYLADFIVKIYERQHKFLNKQLAIHDDYINEFNMKNENKFYMYKDLKQTIHIGIGVNQLVDASQYNEWCSTSIAQKGLYMADFDGNTTGPFNEFTDHIWLPHVQLTCTIADSKVKIYPEFSENMNGEHIYAILNYIRKSLKSNDELSHYAALGTMKELDVAQYQQSVKQILKEIKQNHIEKTVIARQVEFKFNNLGVRKNAVLKNLLISKDDNYHIWIENKGLCFISETPERLVRIEGDTLYTNGVAGTLYGQDKNQQSLLKDEKNINEHNFVVKDIISGIEPYIKEDSIQVGAPKLLSNTHVHHIYTSIEAKLNQNEPIDIIQKMHPTPALGGVPTDKATSLMSTLEPFERHLYGAPIGIVSNQKECDIAVGIRSMMMDKKRAILYAGSGIVEGSSVQEEQKETLYKFKPMLTLLGAEKHVK